A genomic stretch from Apis cerana isolate GH-2021 linkage group LG7, AcerK_1.0, whole genome shotgun sequence includes:
- the LOC107999388 gene encoding protein PF3D7_1417600 isoform X4, whose translation MQQPQSRPLLGDSVSSTTSPTARRNNPVAVLTHQQLQQLQAQNSSGQSLTFALQQTSNNPQDQGNGSTTGNHIVYVNQLNHLNQGTINPSGTGMGLPPATPTFGVGLNMGLPLSLLNTSLTSLTSNVITTSNPLLNLGLPNINTGLTTINPSLNHLNTINSNLTSNIGSNSINNGLSGLGQDINNINTGINRLNTLNSTNINSGLPSVNTGITNVNQNLTSLNSNINQNVTSLSTNFTSPGSGVSGLTTINPNINTNLTTTSINQGLNRSINALTTGLNQTSLNSSSTQFPFQTIQSIQSIAPHIVGSNIAHVPSSAISQHPNSNVSTISQISNTGTLTSSSIFTSTSSEPIHSTTTNVNHTSNVNLTTNISHLGTMHSNLSNVSTSVQHISASNEPNMSLSHTSSLSSSQSTGFQPQRQYSQGINPGLSSSVTLTGSSQPSNVVSTINTVKSMQNIQSQNISSPSSPFSIPLKSPASNIAPPTPSPSPNRLLLRSPASNSIQSRNSPSPVGTSTSNNNFNIQMQSPMQSPMSVSQIQSPVLSPYPPAKSPHLLSGNNSLNNRSPAPGGSPGPPVVRPNTPILQQGMQVLQIIHGTPQGYQSTPTQLVTRTHLIGNQQIQIAATKPAKQPPQILPKPPNQQAAGSQQKQQRVTTTITNQVTQQTQPQLVLAGPQPNPTTATMIPTAQGLLLNQLQQQLVRVVTAQGMQLQGITPTFFAVPNGFPPAASPVIRHTPSSPAPSANSGTGNSIVIQNAMVQSPQPQISQVGSNTNTGNTSCSQTVEQTLLPPPKKKAKKKKKTKRKDDEPPKLDLASIMKISGIGDDDDIFDTDLTTESDVSCQVQVESNTGQNLGQLSSQVTIPTSSAQNLIQVPAPNTTNTQTSASQTFNSQLVAQLQMPVQNTIQGQLRFALGEDGRVVLHRTPELNQPEMDQATAQALIRSLTQSGGQNSPIISHLLGQAQTTTQSTQNTILQRQKFVKSPLPSNVSTVTTTISSAAPQSITCATSPQHVQVCSKSNNQQKSLNVPQESSPVLNVCVQNNLVSLQTLDMQASKNINVQNLTQTTKSNQSSNSSLPQPNSNVLASDVLATKPSCTTFNVQNSRLINTNQASNNQQNSHVSTQKSSQVRLTNACVTTNVRQNLNKISQNAHVQKSLSNNLTIQNEHNMTKNNQQGNQQESITLQQETPIYQHNQHQQITAQTVQTQNVQQVFEQNLQTSGSNVQHNSLNMLQQQSSCNTMQHDAMNVLQQHSSIQQNTINVLQQNAASNVQNIEQNLQTGIGDLTHTQQNVITSMQQQNTSAILHNTSVQQNVNVQQQKVVAANTFSSVNTHHFESQNTVNAIQPGLNTQNNQHQNIVITNASPANTMQQNESQKIETQTTTMLNSAANNILNNAPKITPEILNALSNLNPNDQLLIANANGQMQVISQQLLQQLLAGQLNTNNQVQNQNQTQKIVIGEPDANNQNLQGVQINTPTSQIIVNSSGGAPTIQNNIQNIVVQAAPSQMPQHIQIQNSNFPSQFIDNLNQQQIRNLGNQPKKAKIIKRTKTAVTTQNTGNTQVTKTITVSRPTMISTNPTNLQKIDNSNKLNTIVSQSTNPIKSESSQIVTNGPMLPSSLGNHLSIPSNGQMVQRVQTIQLPAQKQQLLKNIQSQIQAILTRKSGTQPDQTILTKLYQEQAKILASGKVVSTTTHSVSSATETSFSVNAVSTIASNLISQNSYKNQTSAVQTQTQTSTTVVTSQNLNPSTSSTIQNNSSNNYMNNLSISQNVQGQQCVQNNQNVHQTHTKQHKIYQNHGTQILSPSSANMQIFSPSITSVATVQSNAQQLTSIQTQQTGMQQSTQCQTDPLDIKPNIQISSPVKQELSSPIQIQVQSGSPAGQVASPRMIGKGSQRIQSPVNNSGNSNKQTVSPTNNSSPLVSPRQGVKRPASSPICRQINRSDLLEQQLKIDQNGAINPDVNTPFLSKRDACKRLVRYHCLNEQVLSSKDLAKADEMFEETAKHLLSKFNSMMNKYTYLLLMESMREVRTSELMMIDRTFVAEEQSILNRLREQEAKVNEEFKKEEKPLVPKVEPGLTEEDKLSPSLTNVSVKRELEDDFLSDEMECKPVIKSANCTSGDYDEWVEIQKELGVYPSTTDSFKCKNINNSGSNSACAVAVTRSSKTERTRANGECRITIPSASVSGVQNTVIKDNCEQDNTPVFEKRWSSATDLERDLLEDTDSLDGLALHSQTQCPSSLHVTTESGNDNEHDDITAQVQSAIDSILNLKKRPTNTLPGSSGNSASQSSESKDTVLDQAVRSILGS comes from the exons ATGCAGCAGCCTCAGTCACGCCCTCTTCTCGGGGACTCAGTATCCTCTACAACTTCCCCGACTGCTCGGCGTAATAATCCTGTTGCTGTTTTGACACATCAACaa TTACAACAACTGCAGGCTCAAAATTCGAGTGGTCAATCATTAACATTTGCTTTACAACAAACATCAAATaat CCACAAGACCAAGGAAATGGGTCAACGACTGGAAATCACATAGTATATGTAAATCAATTAAACCATTTAAATCAGGGTACCATAAATCCCTCTGGGACTGGTATGGGCCTACCCCCGGCCACCCCCACTTTCGGGGTGGGCCTTAATATGGGATTGCCACTATCACTTTTAAATACCAGCCTTACATCCCTTACATCTAATGTTATCACTACATCAAATCCTCTGCTCAATTTGGGCCTGCCAAATATAAATACAGGACTAACTACAATAAATCCTAGCCTTAATCACTTGAATaccataaattcaaatttaacttCAAATATTGGTTCAAACAGTATTAATAATGGTTTATCTGGTTTGGGAcaggatataaataatataaatactggAATTAATAGACTCAATACattaaattcaacaaatataaattctggATTACCCAGTGTAAATACTGGAATTACCAATGTAAATCAGAATTTGACAAGTTTAAATTCAAACATAAACCAGAATGTTACTAGTTTAAGCACAAACTTTACATCTCCAGGCTCTGGAGTATCTGGTTTAACTACTATTaatccaaatataaatacaaatctaACAACTACCAGTATAAATCAAGGTCTTAATCGATCTATTAATGCTTTAACAACTGGGTTAAATCAAACTAGTCTAAATTCCAGTAGTACACAATTTCCATTCCAAACCATACAAAGTATACAAAGCATTGCACCACATATTGTTGGGTCAAATATTGCACATGTACCAAGTTCTGCAATATCGCAACATCCAAATTCAAACGTTTCTACCATTtcacaaatatcaaatactGGTACTTTGACAAGTTCCAGTATATTTACAAGTACTTCTAGTGAACCAATTCATTCAACTACAACAAATGTGAATCACACTTCAAACGTGAATCTTACTACAAATATTTCACATCTTGGTACCATGCACTCAAATTTATCTAATGTATCAACATCTGTGCAGCATATATCTGCATCAAATGAACCGAATATGTCACTGAGTCATACTTCTTCTCTAAGTTCTTCTCAATCAACTGGATTCCAACCTCAGCGACAGTATTCACAGGGAATTAACCCTGGTTTAAGTTCATCAGTAACATTAACGGGCTCGTCTCAGCCATCAAATGTGGTCAGTACAATAAATACTGTAAAATCtatgcaaaatattcaaagtcaAAATATTAGTTCTCCAAGCAGTCCATTTTCAATACCATTAAAAAGTCCAGCATCTAATATTGCACCACCTACACCAAGTCCTAGTCCTAACAGACTATTACTTAGAAGTCCAGCATCAAATTCAATACAATCTAGAAATAGTCCAAGTCCTGTTGGAACATCAACatcaaacaataattttaatatacaaatgcAAAGTCCAATGCAGAGTCCAATGAGTGTTAGTCAAATACAGAGTCCTGTACTTAGTCCATATCCTCCTGCAAAAAGCCCTCATCTGTTAAGTGGAAATAACTCTCTGAACAATAGAAGTCCAGCACCTGGTGGGAGTCCTGGTCCACCTGTG gtTAGACCTAATACACCAATACTTCAACAAGGTATGCAAGTATTGCAAATAATTCATGGTACACCACAAGGTTATCAATCAACGCCAACACAATTGGTAACTAGAACGCATTTAATTGGAAATCAACAAATTCAAATAGCTGCAACTAAACCTGCAAAACAACCACCACAAATTTTACCAAAACCTCCAAATCAACAAGCTGCTGGATCACAACAAAAACAGCAACGTGTTACTACTACAATTACAAatcaa gtaACACAACAAACTCAACCACAATTAGTTCTTGCTGGACCACAACCAAATCCTACTACAGCTACAATGATACCAACAGCACaaggtttattattaaatcag ttACAACAGCAGTTAGTAAGAGTTGTCACAGCACAAGGTATGCAATTACAAGGCATTACACCTACATTTTTCGCTGTACCTAATGGTTTTCCTCCAGCTGCATCTCCAGTAATTAGACATACTCCTTCTAGTCCTGCACCTt ctgCTAATTCAGGGACAGGTAATTCTATAGTGATTCAAAATGCAATGGTACAAAGTCCACAACCACAAATTTCACAAGTAGGTTCGAATACCAATACTGGTAACACATCATGTTCACAAACTGTTGAACAAACTTTGTTACCACCTCCtaagaaaaaagcaaaaaagaaaaagaaaacaaaacggAAAGATGATGAACCACCAAAATTAGATCTTGCtagtataatgaaaatatctgGAATTGGTGATGATGACGATATTTTTGATACTGATCTTACAACTGAATCAGATGTTTCTTGTCAAGTTCAAGTTGAATCAAATACAGGACAAAATTTGGGACAACTTTCATCTCAAGTAACAATACCTACTAGTTCTGCTCAGAATCTGATACAAGTACCTGCACCAAATACAACGAATACACAAACTTCTGCATCTCAAACATTTAATAGCCAACTTGTTGCCCAACTTCAGATGCCTGTGCAGAATACAATACAAGGACAATTACGATTTGCTCTTGGAGAGGATGGAAGAGTTGTTTTACATCGTACTCCAGAATTAAATCAACCTGAAATGGATCAAGCAACTGCTCAAGCCTTGATACGATCATTAACACAAAGTGGTGGACAAAATTCACCAATTATTTCTCATCTTCTTGGACAAGCACAAACGACAACACAATCTACACAGAATACTATATTACAAAgacaaaaatttgttaaatcacCTTTACCATCCAATGTTTCAACAGTTACTACTACTATAAGTTCTGCAGCTCCACAAAGTATTACTTGTGCTACTAGTCCACAGCATGTACAAGTATgctcaaaatcaaataatcagCAAAAAAGTCTAAATGTTCCTCAAGAATCCAGTCCTGTGTTAAATGTTTGTGTTCAAAACAATCTTGTATCTTTACAAACATTGGATATGCAagcatcaaaaaatattaatgtacaaAATCTCACACAAACTACAAAATCTAATCAATCATCTAATTCTAGCCTTCCCCAACCAAACAGTAATGTTCTCGCTTCTGATGTTTTAGCAACAAAACCTTCATGTACTACATTTAATGTACAAAATTCTCGATTGATTAATACAAATCAAGCATCTAATAATCAACAAAATTCTCATGTTTCTACACAAAAATCTAGTCAAGTGCGACTTACAAATGCTTGTGTTACTACGAATGTgcgacaaaatttaaataaaatatctcagAATGCTCAtgttcaaaaatctttatcaaaCAATTTAACTATACAAAATGAACATAACAtgacaaaaaataatcaacaagGAAATCAACAAGAGTCAATAACATTGCAACAAGAAACTCCAATATATCAACATAATCAACATCAACAAATAACAGCACAAACTGTGCAAACTCAGAATGTCCAACAGGTTTTTGAACAAAATCTTCAAACTTCTGGATCAAATGTTCAGCATAACTCTTTAAATATGTTACAACAACAAAGTTCTTGCAATACTATGCAACATGATGCTATGAATGTTTTACAACAACATTCTAGTATTcaacaaaatacaattaatgttTTACAGCAAAATGCAGCTAgtaatgtacaaaatattgaacaaaatttgCAGACTGGCATTGGTGATTTAACTCATACACAACAAAATGTTATTACAAGTATGCAACAGCAAAATACATCTgctattttacataatacaaGTGTACaacaaaatgtaaatgtaCAACAACAAAAAGTTGTTGCAGCAAACACGTTTTCTTCTGTAAATACACATCATTTTGAATCCCAGAATACAGTTAATGCTATACAACCAGGATTAAATACACAAAATAATCAACatcaaaatattgttatcaCAAATGCTTCTCCTGCAAATACTATGCAACAAAATGAATctcaaaaaatagaaactcAAACTACAACAATGCTTAATTCAGcagcaaataatatattgaataatgctCCAAAAATTACTcctgaaattttaaatgcattGAGTAATTTGAATCCTaatgatcaattattaattgcaaatgCAAATGGGCAAATGCAAGTAATTAGTCAACAGCTATTGCAACAACTTTTAGCAGgacaattaaatacaaataatcagGTACAAAATCAAAACCAAACTCAAAAAATAGTGATTGGTGAACCAGATGCAAATAATCAGAATTTACAAGGAGTGCAAATTAATACGCCAACAAgtcaaataattgtaaatagttCTGGTGGAGCTCCtacaattcaaaataatatacagaatattgTAGTACAAGCTGCACCTTCTCAAATGCCACAGCatatacaaattcaaaattctaattttcctagtcaatttattgataatctaAATCAACAACAGATCAGAAATTTAGGTAATCAACCAAAGAaggcaaaaattattaaaagaacaaaaactGCAGTTACTACTCAAAATACTGGAAATACACAG GTAACAAAAACAATTACGGTTTCTCGTCCAACAATGATATCAACGAATCCAActaatcttcaaaaaattgacaattctaataaattaaacactaTAGTATCTCAAAGTACAAATCCAATTAAAAGTGAATCTTCTCAAATTGTTACAAATGGTCCTATGCTTCCATCATCTCTTGGaaatcatttatcaattccttcaAATGGTCAAATGGTTCAAAGAGTACAGACGATTCAACTTCCTGCTCAAAAACagcaattattaaagaatatacaatCTCAAATACAAGCTATATTAACTCGTAAATCAGGTACACAACCAGATCAAACTATTTTAACAAAGTTATATCAAGAACAAGCAAAAATTTTAGCAAGTGGAAAAGTTGTCAGTACTACAACACATTCTGTTAGTAGt gCTACAGAAACAAGTTTTAGTGTGAATGCAGTTTCAACAATagcttcaaatttaatatctcaGAATTCTTATAAGAATCAAACATCAGCTGTGCAAACTCAAACACAAACATCTACTACTGTAGTAACTTCACAAAACTTAAATCCAAGTACATCATCAACGATACAAAACAATTCATCTAATAACTATATGAACAATCTTTcg atatcacAAAATGTGCAAGGACAACAATGTgtacaaaataatcaaaatgtaCATCAAACGCACACAAAACAGCACAAGATTTATCAGAATCATGGAACTCAGATATTAAGTCCGTCCTCTGCcaatatgcaaattttttcaCCATCAATCACTTCTGTAGCTACTGTGCAGAGTAACGCACAACAATTAACTTCAATCCAAACTCAGCAAACAGGAATGCAACAATCAACTCAATGTCAAACAGATCCATTAGATATAAAaccaaatatacaaatatcaaGTCCTGTTAAACAAGAACTTTCTTCGCCTATTCAAATACAAGTTCAAAGTGGCTCTCCTGCAGGACAGGTAGCCTCACCTAGAATGATTGGCAAAGGATCACAAAGAATTCAAAGTCCTGTAAATAACAGTGGTAATTCTAATAAGCAAACTGTTAGTCCCACTAATAATTCAAGTCCTTTAGTAAGTCCGAGACAAGGTGTGAAAAGACCTGCTTCTAGCCCAATTTGCAGACAAATTAACCGTAGTGACTT attagagcaacaattgaaaattgatcaaaacGGTGCGATAAATCCAGATGTAAACACGCCATTTTTAAGCAAGCGTGATGCTTGTAAACGACTTGTACGATATCATTGTTTAAATGAACAAGTACTTAGTTCTAAAGATTTAGCAAAAGCTGATGAAATGTTTGAAGAAACAGCAAAACAtctattatcaaaattcaattctatgatgaataaatatacgtatCTTCTTTTAATGGAAAGCatg agAGAAGTTAGAACGTCAGAATTGATGATGATTGATAGAACTTTTGTTGCCGAAGAgcaaagtatattaaataggTTACGAGAACAAGAGGCTAAAGTTAAtg aagaatttaaaaaagaagaaaagccaTTGGTGCCAAAGGTTGAACCTGGTCTTACAGAAGAAGATAAATTATCACCATCATTAACTAATGTATCTGTAAAACGTGAATTAGAAGATGACTTTCTAAGTGATGAAATGGAATGTAAACCAGTGATTAAATCAGCAAATTGTACTAGTGGTGATTATGATGAGTGGGtagaaatacaaaaagaacTTGGTGTATATCCATCTACCACAGACtcgtttaaatgtaaaaatattaataatagtggTAGTAATAGTGCTTGTGCTGTGGCTGTTACAAGATCATCCAAAACTGAAAGAACACGAGCAAATGGTGAATGTCGTATAACGATACCAAGTGCAAGTGTTTCTGGAGTTCAAAATACAGTCATAAAAGACAATTGCGAGCAAGATAATACTCCAGTTTTTGAAAAACGTTGGAGTAGTGCTACTGATCTTGAACGAGATTTGTTAGAAGATACAGACAGCTTAGATGGACTGGCCTTACATTCTCAAACTCAATGTCCAAGCTCTCTTCATGTAACAACTGAGAGTGGAAATGATAATGAACATGATGATATTACCGCACAGGTACAATCTGCCATTGATAGCAttcttaatcttaaaaaacgtCCTACAAATACATTACCTGGCAGTAGTGGTAACAGTGCATCACAATCCAGTGAATCAAAAGACACAGTGCTTGATCAAGCAGTCCGCAGCATTTTAGGCTCGTGA